Proteins encoded together in one Halothermothrix orenii H 168 window:
- the ispF gene encoding 2-C-methyl-D-erythritol 2,4-cyclodiphosphate synthase, producing MRIGIGFDVHPLKKGETLILGGVHIQGEYGLAGHSDADVLTHALMDAILGAMGEADIGYHFPDTDPSYRGISSLKLLKKVYNMMKPRGFSIGNIDLIIMAQSPKLSPYYNKIKENYTRILQLDSSRINIKATTTENLGFVGREEGIAAQAAVLLIDTKEGDINAG from the coding sequence ATGAGGATTGGGATTGGATTTGATGTTCATCCCCTGAAAAAAGGGGAAACCTTGATTCTAGGTGGTGTACATATACAGGGTGAATATGGTCTTGCCGGTCATTCAGATGCTGATGTATTAACCCATGCCCTGATGGATGCTATTCTGGGGGCGATGGGGGAAGCTGATATAGGTTATCATTTTCCCGACACTGATCCTTCATATAGGGGGATCAGTAGTTTAAAATTGTTAAAAAAAGTATATAATATGATGAAACCCAGGGGTTTTTCTATTGGGAATATTGACCTTATTATTATGGCCCAATCGCCAAAGTTGTCACCTTATTATAATAAGATAAAAGAAAATTATACCCGAATATTACAGTTAGATAGTTCCAGAATAAATATAAAAGCGACTACCACTGAAAATTTAGGTTTTGTAGGCAGGGAAGAAGGGATTGCTGCTCAGGCTGCTGTGTTATTAATTGATACCAAGGAAGGTGATATTAATGCTGGTTAA
- a CDS encoding HutP family protein → MLVKNIMSKDPITISPETTVVEAEKLMSINNIGRLIVVEDEGLVGILTDGDLVIQHDLNAPIDKFMSREVITISQNATVQEAAKVLSDHGIGGLPVLDEDGKLVGIVTADDIVYGYLKDEEEERKMEKKTITPESSAIYLAMTRSREYEEYWLDKIKGYGYKGAITQTGASAEKLPIKLRESTTVAAIARGVISENAREKIAVSNAVKDAYSQLALINPGLGGGFKIAVVKGDGYVSVAIFGKFGHALVDGPEQLAIGTSVI, encoded by the coding sequence ATGCTGGTTAAAAATATAATGTCAAAAGACCCGATAACTATTTCTCCTGAAACTACAGTTGTAGAAGCAGAAAAATTAATGTCTATCAATAACATCGGGCGGTTAATAGTTGTTGAGGATGAAGGACTTGTTGGAATCCTAACAGATGGGGATCTGGTTATTCAGCATGACCTTAATGCGCCCATTGATAAGTTTATGTCCAGAGAAGTTATCACCATCAGTCAAAATGCCACTGTTCAGGAAGCTGCTAAAGTATTATCAGATCATGGGATTGGTGGTCTACCAGTTCTCGATGAAGATGGAAAACTGGTAGGAATTGTGACTGCTGATGATATAGTTTATGGGTACTTAAAGGACGAGGAAGAAGAACGCAAGATGGAGAAAAAAACAATTACCCCGGAAAGTTCTGCTATCTATCTGGCAATGACCAGGAGCCGGGAGTATGAAGAATACTGGCTTGACAAGATAAAAGGCTATGGTTATAAAGGGGCAATAACCCAGACTGGGGCCAGTGCTGAAAAACTCCCCATTAAGTTGAGGGAAAGTACAACTGTAGCTGCCATTGCCCGTGGAGTTATTTCCGAAAATGCCAGAGAAAAAATTGCAGTTTCCAATGCAGTTAAGGATGCATATAGCCAGCTGGCTCTTATAAACCCTGGACTTGGTGGTGGTTTCAAGATAGCTGTTGTTAAAGGTGATGGTTATGTTTCTGTAGCTATATTTGGTAAATTTGGTCATGCCCTGGTAGATGGCCCTGAACAACTGGCTATAGGAACCAGTGTTATTTAA
- the gltX gene encoding glutamate--tRNA ligase, with the protein MGSIRLRFPPSPTGRIHIGNIRTALFNWLWARKQGGTLVLRIEDTDRERSATEFEEIIIRELQWLGLDVDEGVNKGGDYGPYRQSERLDIYKKYANKLLEEDKAYYCYCTPEELEQMRKEARARGEMPRYNGRCRHLTDEERKKLESEGRKPVIRFKLPDEEQEIIVNDQIKGKVSFQTSVLDDFIIFKSDGMPTYNFAVVIDDALMKITDVIRGEDHLSNTPKQLLLYEALGFEPPRFAHLPLILNKDREKLKKRSNDDAVYIGEYRRKGYLPEALFNYLALLGWAPRDGQELLSREELIRRFELKDVNKSGAVFDIDKLNWLNGKYIRNADIKRIVDLSIPYLKEAGLITGEVDASLYRWLVKVIDVARTGVDYLKQIPEETSLFFKKNVEFEDKSKAIEEFSQDGVTEVFTTLVNKLKQLETLTPEAIDGIFKEMKKELPVSPRTIYHPVRLALTGLNSGPEIKNVIYILGINEVEKRLNEALNMTE; encoded by the coding sequence ATGGGTAGTATCAGGTTAAGATTTCCTCCCAGTCCAACCGGGAGAATTCATATTGGCAATATAAGAACTGCCCTTTTTAACTGGTTATGGGCACGAAAACAGGGGGGCACCCTTGTTTTGAGAATTGAAGATACTGACCGGGAACGCTCGGCCACTGAATTTGAAGAGATTATAATCAGGGAACTTCAGTGGCTCGGGCTAGATGTTGATGAAGGAGTTAATAAAGGTGGGGATTATGGTCCTTACCGGCAGTCTGAAAGGCTGGATATTTACAAAAAATACGCCAACAAACTCCTTGAGGAAGACAAGGCTTATTATTGTTACTGTACCCCTGAAGAATTAGAACAGATGAGGAAAGAGGCCCGCGCCCGGGGTGAAATGCCCCGCTATAACGGCCGTTGCCGTCATCTTACTGATGAGGAAAGAAAAAAACTGGAGTCTGAGGGGAGAAAACCCGTCATACGTTTTAAGTTACCTGATGAGGAGCAGGAGATTATTGTTAATGATCAGATCAAGGGTAAGGTATCATTTCAGACTTCAGTACTCGATGATTTTATTATATTTAAATCTGATGGTATGCCAACCTATAATTTTGCTGTAGTTATTGATGATGCCTTAATGAAAATTACCGATGTTATCAGGGGAGAAGACCATTTATCAAATACGCCAAAACAGCTTTTATTATACGAGGCCCTCGGGTTTGAACCACCCCGTTTTGCTCATTTGCCCCTTATTTTAAACAAGGACAGGGAGAAATTGAAAAAACGGAGTAATGATGATGCTGTTTATATCGGGGAATACAGGCGTAAGGGTTATTTACCTGAAGCCCTGTTTAATTACCTGGCTTTACTGGGCTGGGCCCCCAGGGATGGTCAGGAGCTTTTAAGCAGAGAGGAATTGATCAGACGCTTTGAATTAAAAGATGTAAATAAAAGTGGGGCTGTGTTTGATATAGATAAATTAAACTGGCTAAATGGTAAATATATTAGAAATGCTGACATTAAGAGAATTGTAGATCTTTCTATACCCTATCTAAAAGAGGCTGGATTGATTACCGGAGAAGTTGATGCTAGTTTATACCGGTGGCTGGTTAAGGTTATAGATGTAGCCCGGACCGGGGTTGATTACCTGAAACAGATACCTGAAGAAACTTCTCTCTTTTTTAAGAAAAATGTAGAGTTTGAGGATAAATCAAAAGCTATTGAGGAATTTAGTCAGGACGGGGTTACAGAGGTTTTCACAACACTTGTAAACAAATTAAAACAGCTTGAGACCTTGACCCCTGAAGCCATTGATGGTATCTTTAAAGAGATGAAAAAGGAACTCCCTGTAAGTCCCCGGACTATTTATCATCCAGTGAGACTTGCCCTGACAGGTCTGAATTCAGGTCCTGAAATTAAAAATGTTATATATATTCTGGGGATCAATGAAGTTGAGAAAAGGTTAAACGAGGCATTAAATATGACAGAATAG
- the cysS gene encoding cysteine--tRNA ligase, which produces MLRVYNTLSRKKEKFTPLETGKVRMYVCGLTVQNYAHIGHIRSAVNYDVIRRYLEYKGYEVTYVQNFTDINEKIVARAREEGLRPLELADKYTKAYLEDIEKMKIKRADVYCRATDTIKEIIKMVKKLLDKGYAYEVNGNVYFSVEKFSDYGKLSGRNLEEMQAGARVEVNEEKRHPMDFALWKKAPAGEISWDSPWGKGWPGWHIECSAMSIKYLGKRIDIHGGGTDLIFPHHENEIAQSESCTGEKPFVKYWLHNGSVNLKGEKMSKSLGNFFTVREILKEFKPDEVRYFLLTKHYRSPIDFNFEEVEAARKSWRKLVNTYQVMVQILEKGVITKNKITENTKGENTIISILNKKEKEFEEAMDDDFNTARATGVMHELAREINTFVNSPEFELNGETSKVLKKAQNLFDRFSDILGLDLAFSSSDEVDNEILNNLVDFILEIRDEARQEKNWQLADRIRDGLEDLGFEIKDTPHGVRWERK; this is translated from the coding sequence ATGCTCAGAGTATACAATACTTTAAGTAGAAAAAAGGAGAAGTTTACTCCTCTAGAAACCGGGAAAGTCAGGATGTATGTCTGTGGTCTAACCGTCCAGAATTACGCCCATATTGGACATATCAGGAGTGCGGTCAATTATGATGTTATCCGACGTTATCTTGAATATAAAGGGTATGAGGTAACCTATGTTCAGAACTTTACTGATATTAATGAAAAAATAGTGGCCCGGGCCCGGGAAGAAGGGTTAAGGCCACTGGAACTTGCTGATAAATATACTAAAGCCTATCTTGAAGATATTGAGAAGATGAAGATAAAAAGGGCAGATGTATACTGCCGGGCTACTGATACTATAAAAGAGATAATAAAAATGGTTAAAAAACTACTCGATAAAGGCTATGCTTATGAGGTCAATGGTAATGTATACTTCAGTGTGGAAAAATTTAGTGATTACGGAAAATTGTCCGGTCGAAATTTAGAAGAAATGCAGGCCGGGGCCAGAGTTGAAGTTAATGAAGAAAAGAGACATCCAATGGATTTTGCTTTATGGAAAAAGGCTCCCGCTGGTGAAATATCCTGGGATAGTCCCTGGGGGAAGGGATGGCCTGGCTGGCATATTGAATGTTCGGCAATGTCTATTAAATATCTGGGGAAGAGGATAGATATTCATGGTGGTGGCACAGATCTGATATTTCCCCACCATGAGAATGAGATTGCCCAGTCAGAGTCATGTACCGGGGAGAAACCCTTTGTTAAATACTGGCTTCACAATGGTTCGGTTAATTTAAAAGGTGAGAAAATGTCAAAATCTCTGGGTAATTTCTTTACTGTTCGTGAAATTTTAAAGGAGTTTAAACCAGATGAAGTGAGGTACTTCCTTTTAACCAAACATTATCGCAGTCCCATTGATTTTAATTTTGAGGAAGTAGAAGCTGCCCGTAAAAGCTGGCGGAAACTTGTGAATACTTACCAGGTGATGGTTCAGATTCTGGAAAAGGGAGTTATTACAAAAAACAAAATAACTGAAAATACTAAAGGTGAAAACACCATTATAAGTATTTTAAATAAAAAGGAAAAAGAATTTGAAGAGGCTATGGATGATGACTTTAATACAGCCCGGGCTACAGGGGTAATGCATGAACTTGCCAGAGAAATTAACACATTTGTTAATTCTCCTGAGTTTGAGCTGAATGGAGAAACCAGTAAAGTACTCAAAAAAGCTCAAAACCTTTTTGACCGCTTTTCTGATATTCTGGGTCTTGATTTGGCATTTTCTTCTTCTGATGAGGTAGATAATGAAATCTTAAATAACCTGGTTGATTTTATTCTTGAGATCAGGGATGAAGCAAGGCAGGAGAAAAACTGGCAGCTGGCTGATAGAATTCGTGATGGGCTTGAAGACCTTGGTTTTGAAATAAAAGATACCCCCCATGGGGTCAGGTGGGAAAGGAAGTAA
- a CDS encoding Mini-ribonuclease 3, with protein sequence MTNKVNLMSPGHLAYVGDSVYELLVRNYLVNQGIYPLNKVHKNAVRLVNAAAQARGLRAIEDKLEDKEKAIVRRGRNFNSGSSPRNMKIADYRLSTGLEALFGYLYLNGNYDRIKELWSLLIKELEGE encoded by the coding sequence ATGACCAATAAAGTTAATCTTATGTCTCCAGGCCACCTGGCCTATGTTGGTGATAGTGTTTATGAATTACTGGTCAGAAATTATCTGGTAAACCAGGGTATTTATCCCCTGAATAAAGTTCATAAAAATGCGGTTAGGCTGGTTAATGCTGCTGCCCAGGCCCGGGGTTTGAGGGCTATTGAAGATAAATTAGAAGATAAAGAAAAGGCTATTGTCAGGAGAGGACGGAACTTTAATAGTGGAAGCAGTCCCAGAAATATGAAGATTGCTGATTACAGACTCAGCACAGGGCTCGAGGCCCTTTTTGGTTACCTTTATTTAAACGGTAATTATGACCGTATAAAAGAGTTATGGTCACTTCTTATAAAGGAACTGGAGGGAGAGTAA
- the thyX gene encoding FAD-dependent thymidylate synthase: MEVRPEAKLIDYTPDPEKNVAISARLCYSKKGPEQLMEEMSREEIEKLVRKVVSMGHLSTLEHTYFYFHIQCSRVTSHQLVRQRIGVSYSQRSQRYVSEEDFDYIIPPSIQKNSEALKAFREYMEISKEAYKSLLDKGIPKEDARFLLPAVKTNLVVSYNARSLMHFFRLRCCNRAQWEIRSIANQMLFQVRKVAPVLFEKAGPTCEVEGYCPEGEFSCGRIDNIKTS; encoded by the coding sequence ATGGAAGTAAGACCTGAAGCAAAATTAATTGATTATACCCCCGATCCGGAAAAAAATGTCGCTATTTCGGCCAGATTGTGTTATTCAAAAAAAGGACCGGAGCAGTTAATGGAAGAGATGAGTAGAGAGGAAATAGAAAAACTGGTAAGAAAGGTTGTCAGTATGGGGCATCTATCAACCCTGGAGCATACCTATTTTTATTTTCATATCCAGTGTAGCCGGGTAACCAGTCATCAGCTGGTAAGACAGAGAATCGGGGTTTCTTATAGCCAGCGTTCTCAGCGCTATGTTTCGGAGGAGGATTTTGATTATATTATTCCCCCCTCTATTCAGAAAAATAGTGAGGCCCTGAAGGCTTTCAGGGAATATATGGAAATATCTAAAGAGGCTTATAAATCACTCCTCGATAAGGGTATTCCCAAGGAAGATGCCCGTTTTCTTTTACCGGCTGTTAAGACCAATCTGGTTGTGTCCTATAATGCCCGTTCCTTAATGCATTTTTTCAGGTTAAGATGTTGTAACCGGGCCCAGTGGGAGATAAGAAGTATTGCCAATCAGATGCTTTTTCAGGTGAGGAAAGTAGCCCCTGTTTTATTTGAAAAGGCAGGACCTACCTGTGAGGTAGAAGGTTACTGTCCTGAAGGGGAATTTTCCTGTGGCCGTATTGATAATATAAAAACATCATAA
- the rlmB gene encoding 23S rRNA (guanosine(2251)-2'-O)-methyltransferase RlmB, with product MAQIEGRNPVIEAIKSGRTIKKIFIQEGVRGKKVDRIIKEASRFNIPLQKAKKDFLDKKARSHSHQGIIAMADDIKYVSPREMVEIAREKGEDPFIIILDQVQDPHNLGAIIRTAYAAGAHGLIYPRKRSADITPVVTKASAGAVNHLPLAKVSNINYTIADLKDMGLWITGTDVRGTRPYYSADYKGPVGLVIGNEGKGMRRLVKENCDFVVNIPMSGELGSLNASVAAGVVIFEVVRQRRST from the coding sequence ATGGCCCAGATTGAAGGCCGCAATCCAGTTATTGAAGCTATTAAAAGCGGGAGAACTATTAAAAAAATATTTATACAGGAAGGGGTCAGGGGTAAGAAAGTAGACAGGATAATAAAAGAAGCCAGCAGGTTTAATATTCCACTTCAAAAAGCCAAAAAGGATTTTCTGGATAAAAAGGCCAGGTCCCATTCCCATCAGGGTATTATAGCCATGGCTGATGATATTAAATATGTATCTCCCCGTGAAATGGTTGAAATTGCCAGGGAAAAAGGAGAAGATCCCTTTATTATAATACTTGATCAGGTACAGGATCCCCACAATCTCGGTGCTATAATTAGAACAGCTTATGCAGCAGGAGCCCATGGGCTGATTTATCCCCGGAAAAGGTCAGCCGACATTACCCCGGTTGTGACCAAAGCCTCGGCCGGAGCTGTTAATCACCTGCCTCTGGCTAAAGTCTCCAATATAAACTATACCATTGCTGACTTGAAAGATATGGGTCTATGGATAACGGGGACCGATGTCAGGGGGACCAGACCTTATTATTCTGCAGATTATAAAGGTCCAGTCGGACTTGTAATTGGAAACGAAGGTAAGGGGATGCGTCGTCTGGTAAAAGAAAATTGTGACTTTGTGGTTAATATCCCCATGAGTGGTGAACTGGGGTCCCTCAACGCTTCAGTGGCAGCAGGGGTAGTTATTTTTGAGGTTGTCCGACAACGGCGCTCAACTTAA
- the sigH gene encoding RNA polymerase sporulation sigma factor SigH, with product MKGNAQEKYDYEDYNQLGDEELVELVHKGDKIAEETLIKRYKNFVLAKSRSYFLVGADREDIVQEGMIGLYKAIRDYKVDRLASFRAFAELCITRQIITAIKAATRQKHQPLNSYVSLNRPIYDEESDRTLLDVLNGGKLSDPEELFVSKETYNLIENKITEMLSQLELNVLQEYLEGKSYQDIAESLDKHVKSVDNALQRVKRKLEIFLEKHNI from the coding sequence TTGAAGGGAAATGCACAGGAAAAATATGATTATGAAGATTATAATCAATTGGGGGATGAGGAGTTAGTAGAATTAGTCCATAAGGGAGATAAAATAGCTGAAGAAACACTGATAAAGAGATATAAAAATTTTGTCCTGGCCAAGTCTAGGTCTTATTTTTTGGTAGGAGCAGATAGAGAAGACATTGTCCAGGAAGGAATGATTGGGTTATATAAAGCTATTAGAGACTATAAGGTTGATAGACTGGCTTCTTTCCGGGCTTTTGCTGAATTATGCATTACCCGGCAGATTATTACAGCTATTAAAGCAGCTACCCGCCAGAAGCATCAGCCGTTAAATTCTTACGTTTCCTTAAACCGCCCTATTTATGATGAAGAATCGGACCGGACCCTGCTGGATGTTCTAAATGGGGGAAAGCTTTCCGATCCTGAAGAACTTTTTGTGAGCAAGGAAACCTATAATTTAATTGAAAATAAAATTACTGAAATGCTTAGCCAGCTGGAATTAAATGTTCTCCAGGAATATCTTGAAGGCAAATCATACCAGGATATAGCCGAAAGTTTAGACAAGCACGTGAAATCAGTTGATAATGCACTTCAGCGGGTTAAGAGAAAGCTGGAAATTTTCCTGGAGAAACATAATATTTAA
- the tuf gene encoding elongation factor Tu — MAKEKFERTKPHVNIGTIGHVDHGKTTLTAAITAVLSNLGSAEVMPFDSIDNAPEEKERGITIATSHVEYETANRHYAHVDCPGHADYVKNMITGAAQMDGAILVVSAADGPMPQTREHILLARQVGVPSIVVFLNKADMVDDEELIELVEMEVRELLNEYEFPGDDVPVIVGSALQALENPDPEGEWGKKIIELMEAVDEYIPEPERDKDKPFLMPVEDVFSITGRGTVATGRVERGTLHPGDEVEIIGIKETQETVVTGVEMFRKLLDEAVAGDNIGALLRGIGRDEIERGQVLAKPGSITPHTHFKAEVYVLTKEEGGRHTPFFEGYRPQFYFRTTDVTGTISLPEGVEMVMPGDNVEMEVKLITPIAMEEGLRFAIREGGRTVGAGVVSQIIE; from the coding sequence ATGGCAAAAGAAAAATTTGAAAGGACAAAACCGCATGTTAATATTGGAACCATAGGTCACGTAGACCACGGTAAGACTACTTTAACAGCAGCGATAACAGCTGTATTATCAAATCTGGGTAGTGCTGAAGTAATGCCCTTTGATTCTATCGATAATGCACCTGAAGAAAAAGAAAGAGGAATAACCATTGCTACCTCTCACGTTGAATATGAGACTGCTAATAGGCACTATGCCCACGTTGACTGTCCAGGTCATGCTGACTATGTAAAGAATATGATTACCGGGGCCGCCCAGATGGACGGAGCTATTCTGGTAGTATCAGCAGCAGACGGACCGATGCCCCAGACCAGAGAACATATTCTTCTGGCCCGTCAGGTAGGTGTACCGAGCATAGTTGTCTTTTTAAACAAGGCCGATATGGTAGATGACGAAGAGTTAATTGAGCTGGTAGAGATGGAAGTAAGGGAATTATTAAATGAATATGAATTCCCTGGAGATGACGTACCGGTAATAGTTGGATCAGCATTACAGGCTCTTGAAAATCCTGATCCTGAAGGAGAATGGGGTAAGAAGATCATTGAACTTATGGAAGCAGTAGATGAATACATTCCCGAACCAGAAAGGGATAAAGACAAACCATTCTTGATGCCAGTAGAAGACGTATTCAGTATTACCGGACGTGGAACAGTAGCTACCGGTAGGGTAGAGAGAGGAACCTTACATCCCGGTGACGAGGTAGAAATTATCGGGATTAAAGAGACCCAGGAGACCGTAGTAACCGGGGTAGAGATGTTCCGTAAGTTACTGGATGAAGCGGTAGCAGGAGATAACATTGGAGCCCTGTTAAGGGGTATAGGAAGAGATGAGATAGAAAGGGGTCAGGTATTAGCCAAGCCAGGGAGTATAACCCCACATACCCACTTCAAGGCTGAGGTATATGTTCTGACCAAAGAAGAAGGAGGAAGGCATACTCCATTTTTTGAAGGATACAGGCCCCAGTTTTATTTCAGGACCACAGACGTAACCGGGACTATCAGCTTACCAGAGGGAGTAGAGATGGTAATGCCCGGTGACAATGTAGAGATGGAAGTAAAATTAATTACTCCCATTGCTATGGAAGAAGGATTAAGGTTTGCTATCCGTGAAGGTGGCCGTACCGTTGGTGCCGGTGTTGTCAGCCAGATTATTGAGTAA
- the rpmG gene encoding 50S ribosomal protein L33, producing the protein MREIITLECTECKNRNYTTTKNKNNTRERLELKKYCKHCQKHTLHRETK; encoded by the coding sequence ATGAGGGAAATAATTACACTTGAGTGTACCGAATGTAAAAATCGTAATTATACCACTACCAAAAACAAGAATAATACCCGGGAAAGACTGGAACTAAAAAAATATTGCAAGCACTGTCAGAAACATACACTACATCGGGAGACAAAGTAG
- the secE gene encoding preprotein translocase subunit SecE produces MAGLSFFGKIKKFFRNFKAELKKVNWPRKKELSSYTAVVLVTVVALIIFIGVMDYILTSIITPLIM; encoded by the coding sequence ATGGCAGGTCTCAGTTTTTTCGGGAAAATAAAGAAATTTTTCCGTAATTTCAAGGCTGAACTGAAGAAAGTTAACTGGCCTAGAAAAAAAGAGTTATCATCTTATACAGCAGTAGTGCTGGTTACTGTTGTGGCTTTGATTATTTTTATAGGGGTAATGGATTATATCTTAACAAGTATAATTACCCCACTTATTATGTAG
- the nusG gene encoding transcription termination/antitermination protein NusG, translated as MEEEKKWYVVHTYSGHENKVKANLEKRIKATDMEDKIFRILVPTEEKIESKKGKQKKVEKRIFPGYVLVEMIMTDDSWYVVRNTPGVTGFVSSGTKPLPLQPEEAKHILRGMGIEDDKIELDFGVGDKVKIVDGPFEEFIGEIKEVHPQQSKVKVLVSMFGRETPLELEFSQIEKI; from the coding sequence ATGGAAGAAGAAAAGAAGTGGTATGTAGTTCATACTTATTCCGGTCACGAAAATAAAGTTAAGGCAAATCTGGAAAAACGCATTAAGGCAACTGATATGGAAGATAAGATTTTTAGAATACTTGTTCCTACCGAAGAAAAAATAGAAAGTAAAAAAGGCAAACAGAAAAAAGTAGAAAAGAGAATATTTCCCGGTTATGTTCTGGTAGAGATGATTATGACAGATGACTCCTGGTATGTTGTTAGAAATACTCCAGGTGTAACTGGTTTTGTAAGTAGTGGGACCAAACCTTTACCCTTACAGCCTGAAGAAGCCAAACACATCCTTAGAGGAATGGGAATTGAAGATGATAAAATTGAATTGGACTTCGGGGTTGGAGATAAAGTAAAAATAGTTGATGGCCCCTTTGAAGAATTTATTGGAGAAATTAAAGAGGTACACCCACAACAGAGCAAGGTAAAGGTATTAGTTTCTATGTTTGGTAGAGAGACTCCCCTTGAGCTGGAGTTCTCCCAGATTGAGAAAATATAA
- the rplK gene encoding 50S ribosomal protein L11, whose translation MAKKVIGKIKLQIPAGKANPAPPVGPALGQHGVNIMEFCKAFNAKTQDQAGMIIPVEITVYADRSFDFITKTPPASDLLKKAAGLERASGQPNINKVGTVTKEDIKEIAELKMPDLNAGSLEAAMRMIEGTARSMGIVVK comes from the coding sequence ATGGCCAAGAAAGTAATTGGGAAAATTAAGTTACAGATTCCGGCTGGAAAAGCAAACCCAGCACCTCCGGTTGGTCCAGCCCTGGGTCAGCATGGGGTTAATATTATGGAGTTCTGTAAAGCATTTAACGCTAAAACACAGGATCAGGCAGGAATGATTATTCCGGTTGAAATTACTGTCTATGCCGACCGTTCTTTTGATTTTATTACCAAGACACCACCTGCATCTGATTTACTCAAAAAAGCTGCCGGTCTGGAAAGGGCTTCCGGTCAGCCTAATATTAACAAGGTCGGAACTGTAACCAAGGAAGATATTAAAGAGATTGCTGAACTTAAAATGCCTGACTTAAATGCAGGAAGTTTAGAAGCAGCTATGAGAATGATTGAAGGTACTGCCCGTAGTATGGGTATAGTTGTTAAATAA
- the rplA gene encoding 50S ribosomal protein L1: MAKHGKRYQESRKKVDREKLYSPADALELVKDIASANFDETVDLAVKLGVDPKHADQNVRGAVVLPKGTGKEVKVIVFAKGEKAKEAEEAGADVVGADDLAEKIKGGWLDFDVAIATPDMMSVVGKLGRILGPKGLMPNPKVGTVTFELEKAVKDAKAGKIEYRVDKNGNIHLPIGKVSFPVDDLMENFKTIIDVLLRERPASAKGRYMRSVTVSSTMGPGIKVDPNQAIDLIRK, encoded by the coding sequence ATGGCTAAACATGGTAAACGCTATCAGGAGAGCAGGAAAAAGGTTGACAGGGAAAAATTATACTCTCCCGCCGATGCCCTTGAGCTTGTTAAAGATATTGCCAGTGCCAATTTCGATGAAACAGTAGACCTGGCTGTTAAACTCGGGGTTGATCCCAAACACGCTGATCAAAATGTAAGGGGAGCAGTTGTTCTGCCTAAAGGTACCGGAAAAGAGGTTAAGGTTATTGTTTTTGCTAAAGGTGAAAAGGCAAAGGAAGCTGAAGAAGCCGGTGCCGATGTCGTTGGTGCCGACGATCTGGCAGAGAAGATAAAAGGTGGCTGGCTGGATTTTGATGTAGCCATTGCTACCCCTGATATGATGAGTGTTGTTGGTAAATTAGGTAGAATACTGGGACCTAAAGGTTTAATGCCAAATCCCAAGGTGGGAACAGTAACTTTTGAGCTGGAAAAGGCAGTCAAAGATGCTAAAGCCGGTAAAATCGAATACAGGGTAGACAAGAATGGTAATATTCACCTGCCCATAGGTAAGGTATCTTTCCCTGTCGATGATTTAATGGAAAATTTCAAAACCATTATTGATGTTTTATTGAGAGAGAGACCTGCTTCCGCCAAGGGGCGTTATATGAGAAGTGTTACAGTTTCCTCAACCATGGGACCTGGTATCAAGGTAGATCCGAACCAGGCTATTGATTTAATCCGAAAATAA